In the Ipomoea triloba cultivar NCNSP0323 chromosome 6, ASM357664v1 genome, one interval contains:
- the LOC116023202 gene encoding uncharacterized protein LOC116023202 — translation MEDSFRVRVDKAFGSLLASPPSSSDSRGKETSSLPLSSLWCLTDDEIQRKEWNRDPGDHDFYDSMPYPPNLDGFVFANNNHTDNVANTPQTVVPSSSQPGPSSSDLNQQLETDLVDIDDLSEDYGDDDEDEEPNSKSKRQRGSPNDDDESNIRSSIGQDCTLDYEEEEDEYDKVAVGSEKVSDHCLYMRDATEYGIGVNTYNELPDTLQDFVRDPRADHAAAKLRLKEDAEAAGNFDLLRLSDAPEISSFVVLEDGSSRKSIIKKREGLKDVKSQKRVRFNNNRTEGNLIATKDYCPIKEEKASGSGEGLNMIQDTSVPDYIRNPSNYTHYTFDTATDMDDDSNRKAYLDFLSLVRKPGITTTTVQHQGDLVNNPPKPVIFNLKKASLDVHTDKVGNKYPNVHVEKYSRVGIALSDDAPEDEVVSAMEEDDHGTAVDTMNTTLKSSRQYRVRTKRDFDDQE, via the exons ATGGAAGATAGCTTCAGAGTTCGGGTGGATAAAGCATTCGGGTCTCTACTGGCGTCGCCGCCGTCGTCTTCCGATAGTAGAGGGAAGGAGACTTCCTCGCTGCCGCTAAGCTCCCTATGGTGTCTGACGGACGACGAGATCCAGAGAAAGGAATGGAACAGGGACCCTGGCGACCACGACTTCTATGATTCCATGCCCTACCCGCCCAATCTCGACGGCTTCGTCTTCGCTAATAATAATCATACCGATAATGTTGCGAATACGCCACAAACAGTTGTTCCGTCGTCTTCTCAGCCAGGGCCCTCATCCTCGGATCTCAATCAGCAGCTTGAAACTGACCTCGTAGACATCGACGACCTTTCTGAAGATTATGGTGACGACGATGAAGATGAAGAACCAAATAGTAAAAGCAAGAGGCAGCGTGGAAGCCCCAATGACGATGATGAATCGAATATTCGATCTTCTATTGGCCAGGATTGTACCCTTGACTACGAG GAAGAGGAAGATGAATATGATAAGGTAGCTGTGGGCAGTGAAAAGGTGAGTGATCATTGTTTATACATGAGGGATGCTACTGAATATGGAATTGGTGTCAATACCTACAATGAACTTCCTGATACCCTTCAAGATTTTGTAAGGGATCCTCGTGCTGATCATGCCGCGGCCAAACTTAGGCTCAAAGAAGATGCAGAGGCTGCTGGGAATTTTGATTTGCTTAGGCTTTCTGATGCTCCTGAGATTTCGAGTTTCGTAGTTTTGGAAGATGGAAGCAGCAGAAAGTCTATAATCAAGAAGAGAGAAGGTCTGAAAGATGTAAAATCACAAAAACGGGTGCGATTCAACAATAACCGTACAGAAGGCAACTTAATAGCCACTAAGGACTATTGTCCTATCAAAGAGGAAAAGGCTTCTGGTTCTGGAGAGGGTTTAAACATGATCCAGGACACATCTGTTCCAGATTATATAAGGAACCCTTCAAATTATACTCATTACACTTTTGACACAGCCACTGATATGGATGATGATTCAAATCGAAAGGCTTATTTGGACTTCCTTAGTCTTGTAAGAAAGCCAGGCATCACCACCACAACAGTGCAGCATCAAGGCGATTTGGTGAATAATCCTCCAAAACCGGTTATCTTCAATCTAAAGAAGGCGAGTCTTGATGTCCATACAGACAAAGTAGGAAACAAATACCCTAATGTGCATGTGGAGAAATATTCACGAGTTGGAATAGCCCTCAGTGATGATGCCCCAGAAGACGAAGTTGTCTCTGCCATGGAAGAAGATGACCACGGAACAGCAGTTGATACAATGAACACAACATTGAAATCCAGCCGACAGTATCGGGTACGGACAAAAAGGGATTTTGACGATCAAGAGTAA
- the LOC116023444 gene encoding uncharacterized protein LOC116023444: protein MDNMFLVVLAGTYASRCTDAQKAQALIFLRHHLNHDLENEYLTEKDPFALWKSLKDRFDQQSSIVLPQAQFDWLNLRFQDYKSVIDYNSALHKIVSQLKLCKQEVSEKDLIEKTLSTFHASNLVLQQQYRAKNYEKHSELISALLVAEKHNQLLMKNHNARSVGSAPVPEAHHIAQGSNSRRGRGRGRGRGHGRNNRSGRGKGGNDSRVQDKKRSDQGSSRSQICYRCRCEGHWSRTCRTPKHLVEAYKMMQRKNDKQPSGRESHHTITNLPEANAVMNDDDDDLLKYELEDFGDQE, encoded by the exons ATGGATAATATGTTTTT AGTTGTGTTGGCAGGAACTTACGCTTCAAGG TGTACTGACGCCCAGAAGGCGCAGGCTCTCATTTTCTTACGTCACCACTTGAACCACGACCTGGAAAATGAATACCTGACTGAAAAGGACCCTTTTGCATTATGGAAGTCCCTGAAGGACCGTTTTGACCAGCAGTCATCAATTGTACTCCCTCAAGCTCAATTTGACTGGCTTAATCTTAGGTTTCAAGACTATAAGTCAGTAATTGATTACAATTCGGCGCTTCACAAAATAGTCTCGCAACTAAAGCTCTGCAAACAAGAAGTTTCAGAGAAAGATTTAATTGAAAAGACCCTATCTACTTTTCATGCGAGTAACCTTGTACTCCAGCAGCAGTACAGGGCAAAGAATTATGAAAAGCATTCTGAGCTTATATCTGCACTTCTTGTGGCCGAGAAGCACAACCAATTGTTGATGAAAAACCATAACGCACGATCGGTTGGGTCTGCCCCAGTGCCTGAAGCACATCATATTGCCCAGGGAAGCAATTCTAGAAGGGGTCGAGGAAGGGGTCGTGGTAGAGGTCACGGTCGAAACAACCGAAGTGGTAGAGGCAAAGGCGGCAATGACTCCCGGGTCCAAGATAAGAAACGGAGTGATCAAGGTTCATCGAGGTCACAAATTTGCTATCGGTGTAGGTGTGAGGGGCATTGGTCTCGTACGTGCCGCACACCAAAGCATCTGGTTGAAGCATACAAAATGATGCAAAGGAAAAATGATAAGCAGCCGTCAGGAAGAGAATCTCATCATACTATTACTAAtttgcctgaagcaaatgcAGTAATGaatgatgatgacgatgacCTTCTAAAATATGAGCTTGAAGACTTTGGTGATCAGGAGTGA